A single region of the Sphingomonas sp. LY29 genome encodes:
- a CDS encoding bifunctional metallophosphatase/5'-nucleotidase, producing MRNWSAFSLLLLAGCATVPRAPTPPAGPVDVQLIGINDFHGNLEPPKNSIDATLPDGTAVKVPAGGVAHIAAAAKALREGKQYSVTVSAGDMIGATPLVSALFLDEPAVSAMNLVGVEYNAVGNHEFDKGSAELLRMQSGGCEKHTTRTPCKVEPFTGARFKYLAANVVKADGSTLFPGTGIKDFGPVQIGFIGMTLKETGTLVTPAGVAGLTFADEAATANAAVPALKAAGADAIVLLIHQGGRTSGGYNDKNCPELSGDILPILDRLDPAIGVVVSGHTHNAYICRRARPSGGDPILLTSAGRYGTLITDMRLSIDPAKGLVASSADNVIVQGEGYTAGGTSVAVNSAFPVFPAEPETKALIDRYVAAAKPEAARVVGRLSGPVLKKEDDNREQTAGNFIADAQLAASRDEGAEVAFINSGGVRTDLVPAPDGSVTFGDIFAMQPFGNSLVVKTLTGVQLKALLEQQFDSGSNTAERPNLLLPSKGFFFSYDLSRPTGQRIVTMALNGKSIDPAATYRVTVNNFMASGGDNFTVLAQGTDATDAGSDVEALEAYLKVGATVPALGRVRDVTPR from the coding sequence TTGAGAAACTGGTCCGCCTTCTCCCTGCTGCTGCTGGCCGGATGCGCCACCGTCCCGCGCGCGCCAACGCCGCCAGCGGGGCCGGTCGACGTCCAACTGATCGGGATCAACGACTTCCACGGCAATCTGGAACCTCCGAAGAACAGCATCGACGCGACCTTGCCCGACGGCACTGCGGTCAAGGTTCCCGCCGGCGGCGTCGCGCACATCGCCGCCGCGGCGAAGGCACTGCGCGAGGGCAAGCAGTATAGCGTCACCGTTTCCGCAGGCGACATGATCGGAGCGACGCCGCTGGTGTCGGCGCTGTTCCTCGACGAACCGGCCGTATCGGCGATGAATCTGGTCGGGGTCGAGTATAACGCCGTCGGCAACCACGAATTCGACAAGGGCAGCGCCGAATTGCTGCGGATGCAGTCGGGCGGGTGCGAGAAGCACACGACGCGAACGCCATGCAAGGTTGAGCCGTTCACGGGCGCGCGCTTCAAATATCTCGCGGCCAACGTGGTGAAGGCGGACGGATCGACGCTATTCCCGGGGACCGGGATCAAGGACTTCGGGCCGGTGCAGATCGGCTTCATCGGCATGACGCTGAAGGAAACCGGAACTCTGGTGACGCCCGCGGGAGTGGCCGGGCTGACCTTCGCCGACGAAGCGGCGACCGCCAACGCAGCCGTGCCCGCGTTGAAAGCAGCCGGGGCAGACGCGATCGTGCTGCTGATCCACCAGGGTGGCAGGACCAGTGGTGGCTACAATGACAAGAACTGCCCGGAGCTTTCTGGTGACATACTGCCGATCCTCGACCGGCTCGACCCCGCAATCGGCGTGGTGGTGTCGGGGCATACCCACAACGCCTACATCTGCCGCCGGGCACGGCCGAGCGGGGGCGATCCGATCCTGCTGACCAGCGCCGGGCGATATGGGACGCTGATCACCGACATGCGCCTGTCGATCGACCCCGCGAAAGGGCTGGTGGCGTCTTCTGCCGACAATGTGATCGTGCAGGGCGAAGGCTATACGGCTGGCGGGACGTCGGTCGCCGTCAATAGTGCCTTTCCGGTATTCCCGGCCGAACCGGAGACCAAGGCGCTGATCGACCGCTATGTCGCCGCCGCCAAGCCCGAGGCGGCGCGCGTGGTCGGGCGGCTGTCCGGCCCGGTCTTGAAAAAAGAGGACGACAATCGCGAGCAGACGGCGGGCAACTTCATCGCCGATGCGCAGCTTGCCGCGAGCCGCGACGAAGGCGCTGAGGTCGCATTCATCAACTCGGGCGGCGTACGCACCGATCTGGTCCCGGCGCCTGACGGCAGCGTCACCTTCGGCGACATTTTCGCGATGCAGCCGTTCGGAAACAGCCTGGTGGTGAAGACGCTGACCGGTGTGCAGCTCAAGGCGTTACTGGAGCAGCAGTTCGACAGCGGATCGAACACCGCCGAGCGGCCCAACCTCCTCCTGCCAAGCAAGGGCTTCTTCTTTTCCTACGATCTTTCGCGCCCGACGGGTCAGCGGATCGTGACCATGGCGCTGAACGGAAAGTCGATCGATCCCGCGGCGACGTACCGGGTGACCGTGAACAACTTCATGGCGTCGGGGGGCGACAACTTCACGGTGCTTGCGCAGGGGACCGACGCGACCGACGCCGGCAGCGATGTCGAAGCGCTCGAGGCCTATCTGAAGGTGGGGGCGACGGTTCCGGCGCTGGGGCGCGTTCGCGACGTCACTCCGCGCTGA
- a CDS encoding cytidine deaminase, with translation MTDQELIAAARAAALRAYAPYSRFSVGCAIESVDGRVVTGANMENACYRLGVCAEISALTAAQAAFGLDQIARIAVAGGDGSGDELAGAGTVTPCGGCRQSILEAAQLGHRDIEILCSSGDGNSLDRHHILDLIPHGFGPASLEDAG, from the coding sequence ATGACAGACCAAGAGCTGATTGCCGCCGCCCGCGCCGCCGCGCTTCGCGCCTACGCCCCATACTCCCGATTCTCGGTCGGCTGCGCGATCGAAAGCGTCGACGGCCGCGTGGTTACCGGCGCCAATATGGAAAACGCCTGTTACCGGCTTGGCGTCTGTGCGGAGATCAGCGCGCTTACGGCAGCCCAAGCCGCCTTCGGGCTCGACCAGATCGCGCGAATCGCGGTGGCGGGCGGCGACGGATCGGGCGACGAGCTAGCCGGGGCCGGCACCGTCACGCCGTGCGGCGGGTGCCGGCAGTCGATCCTGGAAGCGGCGCAACTCGGCCATCGCGACATCGAGATCCTCTGCAGTTCGGGCGACGGTAACAGCCTCGACCGTCACCACATCCTCGACCTCATCCCCCACGGCTTCGGACCAGCGAGCCTCGAAGACGCAGGATGA
- a CDS encoding thioesterase family protein, translating to MSSLGAIIGAMERHGDIHRAKLSDNWMQGRTAYGGASSALALAATEAAFPDLPPLRTAQVAFVGPLGGELKLRPTLLRQGRSASFVRVEVSSDEKLGLIALLLFATERHSAIHIAPSTIVPPPRGETLQAPPQIAFVQNFEVRDAGTIDRGFVRWARMVGEDGLSPAVELIAIGDILPPAALVAAPGPGPISTIAWQLDLLRPNPVSSDGWWLATAEAGHAENGLSAQSMTLHDSDGRLAAMASQQVALFL from the coding sequence ATGAGCAGCCTCGGCGCCATCATCGGCGCGATGGAGCGCCACGGCGATATCCATCGTGCTAAGCTGAGCGACAATTGGATGCAGGGCCGCACCGCTTATGGCGGCGCCTCGTCCGCGCTGGCGCTGGCCGCCACCGAAGCTGCCTTCCCCGACCTGCCACCGCTCCGCACGGCGCAGGTTGCTTTCGTCGGCCCGCTTGGTGGTGAGCTCAAGCTTCGACCGACGCTGCTTCGTCAGGGAAGGAGCGCCAGCTTCGTGAGGGTCGAGGTATCGAGCGACGAAAAGCTGGGACTGATCGCGCTGCTCCTGTTCGCGACTGAGCGGCACTCCGCGATCCACATTGCGCCGTCGACAATCGTTCCCCCGCCGCGCGGCGAGACGTTGCAGGCGCCGCCGCAAATCGCCTTCGTGCAGAATTTCGAGGTCCGCGATGCCGGGACGATCGATCGCGGCTTCGTGCGCTGGGCGCGGATGGTGGGCGAGGATGGATTGTCGCCTGCCGTCGAACTGATCGCGATCGGCGACATTCTGCCGCCCGCCGCGCTGGTCGCGGCGCCGGGCCCTGGCCCGATCAGCACGATCGCCTGGCAACTCGACCTGCTCCGCCCCAATCCCGTCAGCAGCGACGGCTGGTGGCTAGCGACCGCGGAGGCCGGACACGCGGAGAATGGTCTCAGTGCGCAGAGCATGACCCTGCACGACAGCGACGGTCGACTGGCCGCCATGGCCAGCCAGCAGGTCGCCTTATTTCTCTAG
- a CDS encoding isopenicillin N synthase family dioxygenase: MTDVITSDSVASVSLNDAARDPEWFSDAVGVSFEEYGFAIIRDHGISQDLIDDAEAKAKAFFALPEETKRKYLLAGSGGARGYTAFGVETAKGATAHDLKEFWHVGRELAAGHKFRDVMGDNVWPEEVPGFKETFLALYEAFDEAGLKILRAVARYLKVDEDYFTDTVRDGNSVMRLLHYPPIDTPSGNHIRAGAHEDINTITLLLGAEEAGLELKTKDGRWLPVSPKPGELVVNIGDMLQRLTNGRLRSTSHRVVNPAPDRASKARYSMPFFLHFRPDFVIEALPGTVPGGEEPKWPPISSHEYLLERLREIKLA, from the coding sequence ATGACCGATGTAATTACCAGCGACTCCGTCGCGTCCGTGTCGTTGAACGACGCCGCCCGTGATCCCGAATGGTTCAGCGATGCAGTTGGCGTCAGCTTCGAAGAATATGGCTTCGCGATCATCCGCGACCACGGCATTTCGCAGGACCTGATCGACGACGCCGAAGCGAAGGCAAAGGCGTTCTTCGCGCTGCCCGAGGAAACCAAGCGCAAGTATCTGCTTGCCGGCAGCGGTGGCGCACGGGGCTACACCGCGTTCGGCGTGGAAACCGCGAAGGGCGCGACGGCGCACGACCTGAAGGAATTCTGGCACGTGGGTCGCGAGTTGGCCGCCGGGCACAAGTTCCGTGACGTCATGGGGGACAACGTCTGGCCGGAGGAAGTGCCGGGCTTCAAGGAAACTTTCCTCGCGCTCTACGAAGCGTTCGACGAGGCAGGCCTCAAGATCCTTCGCGCCGTTGCGCGTTACCTGAAGGTCGACGAGGACTATTTCACCGACACCGTCCGCGACGGCAACAGCGTCATGCGGCTGCTCCACTATCCGCCGATCGATACGCCGTCGGGCAACCATATCCGTGCCGGCGCGCATGAGGACATCAACACGATCACGTTGCTGCTCGGCGCCGAAGAGGCGGGTCTTGAGCTCAAGACCAAGGACGGCCGCTGGCTGCCGGTCAGCCCCAAGCCGGGCGAGCTCGTCGTCAACATCGGCGACATGCTGCAGCGCCTGACCAATGGCCGGCTGCGCTCGACCAGCCACCGCGTCGTCAATCCCGCGCCCGATCGTGCGTCGAAGGCGCGTTACTCGATGCCGTTTTTCCTGCACTTCCGGCCCGACTTCGTCATCGAAGCGCTGCCCGGCACCGTCCCGGGAGGCGAAGAGCCGAAATGGCCGCCAATCAGCAGCCACGAGTATCTTCTCGAGCGGTTGCGCGAAATCAAACTGGCCTAG
- a CDS encoding NupC/NupG family nucleoside CNT transporter, whose product MNHTLLGLAGIAVIILIAVAFSSNRKAIRLRVVGSAFALQALIALLVLRTSWGRAAIQGMSDGVSNLLGYATKGTEFLFGPTASNPLANTFAIAALPVIVFFASLVAILYHLGIMQRVVRWVGGAIGWVTGVSRVESLGAAANIFVGQSESPLVVRPYLAALPPSHLFTLMAVGMAGVAGTILAAYAGLLGPEYLPFLLAAAFMSAPGGILMAKLIMPDEPAAAGELPLEGGVATGAPEDQIDVDTFEEGERPANIIMAAAQGAQTGVKLAVAVGAMVLAFVALVALANGILGGVGGWFGYPDLSFQAIVGTLFAPVMFLIGIPWNEAGIAGGLFGTKIVLNEFVAFIDLGALQAGALSERSRAIVTFALCGFANFSSIAIQMAVTGNLAPNQRPMIAKLGLRALLAGSLANLMSAALAGLMIA is encoded by the coding sequence ATGAATCATACGTTGCTCGGCCTTGCCGGCATTGCCGTCATAATCCTGATCGCCGTCGCCTTTTCGTCCAATCGCAAGGCGATTCGCCTGCGCGTAGTGGGCTCGGCCTTCGCGCTGCAGGCGCTGATCGCGTTGCTCGTTCTGCGCACGTCATGGGGTCGCGCGGCTATCCAGGGCATGTCGGACGGCGTGTCCAATCTGCTCGGCTATGCGACCAAGGGGACCGAGTTCCTGTTCGGCCCGACCGCGAGCAACCCGCTTGCCAACACCTTCGCGATCGCGGCGCTGCCGGTGATCGTGTTCTTCGCCAGCCTGGTCGCGATCCTCTACCACCTTGGCATCATGCAGCGCGTCGTGCGCTGGGTCGGCGGAGCGATCGGCTGGGTGACGGGGGTCAGCCGCGTCGAGAGCCTTGGCGCCGCGGCCAACATCTTCGTCGGCCAGTCGGAAAGCCCGTTGGTCGTACGACCGTATCTCGCGGCGCTGCCGCCGAGTCACCTGTTCACGTTGATGGCGGTCGGCATGGCCGGCGTCGCCGGGACGATCCTCGCTGCCTACGCCGGATTGCTCGGGCCGGAATATCTGCCGTTCCTGCTTGCCGCGGCATTCATGTCGGCGCCGGGCGGCATCCTGATGGCAAAGCTGATCATGCCCGACGAGCCCGCCGCTGCCGGTGAGCTTCCGCTCGAGGGCGGCGTCGCGACGGGCGCGCCGGAAGATCAGATCGACGTCGACACGTTCGAAGAGGGCGAGCGCCCCGCGAACATCATCATGGCCGCCGCGCAGGGTGCGCAGACCGGCGTGAAGCTGGCGGTCGCCGTCGGCGCGATGGTCTTGGCGTTCGTGGCATTGGTCGCGCTCGCCAACGGAATCCTTGGCGGGGTCGGTGGTTGGTTTGGCTATCCGGACCTCAGCTTCCAGGCGATCGTCGGCACGCTGTTCGCGCCGGTGATGTTCCTGATCGGCATTCCGTGGAACGAAGCGGGGATCGCCGGGGGCCTGTTCGGCACCAAGATCGTGCTCAACGAATTCGTCGCCTTCATCGACCTCGGCGCGCTTCAGGCCGGAGCGCTCAGCGAACGCAGCCGCGCCATCGTCACCTTTGCGCTGTGCGGGTTCGCCAATTTCTCCTCGATCGCGATCCAGATGGCGGTGACCGGCAACCTTGCTCCCAACCAGCGCCCGATGATCGCGAAGCTCGGCCTTCGCGCGTTGCTGGCGGGCAGCCTTGCCAACCTGATGAGCGCCGCGTTGGCGGGGCTGATGATCGCCTAG
- a CDS encoding TIGR00730 family Rossman fold protein, producing MGRIAVYCGSANGADPVFADAARVLVRAMAARGIDLVYGGGRLGLMGIIADEMLAAGGRVYGVIPQALVDHEVAHRGLTELHQVANMHERKARMTELCDAFIALPGGIGTLDELFEAWTWNALGYHAKPFCLLNVNGFWDGLADFMDHVSASGFLSEARRAQLLKADSAEAALDLLDAGAGSAAQGVTW from the coding sequence ATCGGTCGCATCGCCGTTTATTGCGGTTCCGCTAACGGCGCCGATCCAGTGTTCGCCGACGCGGCGCGCGTCCTGGTTCGTGCGATGGCGGCACGCGGGATCGATCTCGTCTATGGCGGTGGCCGCCTCGGCCTGATGGGGATCATCGCCGACGAAATGCTGGCCGCCGGTGGCCGCGTCTACGGAGTCATCCCGCAGGCGCTGGTCGATCACGAAGTCGCGCACCGCGGACTGACCGAGCTTCACCAGGTCGCCAACATGCATGAGCGGAAAGCGCGCATGACCGAATTGTGCGATGCGTTCATCGCCTTGCCCGGCGGCATCGGCACACTCGACGAGTTGTTCGAGGCGTGGACGTGGAACGCGCTTGGCTACCACGCCAAGCCCTTTTGCCTGCTCAACGTGAACGGATTCTGGGACGGACTGGCCGACTTCATGGACCATGTTTCGGCCAGCGGATTCCTGAGTGAAGCGCGGCGTGCGCAATTGCTCAAAGCGGATTCGGCCGAAGCCGCGCTAGACCTACTGGACGCGGGCGCCGGAAGCGCTGCACAAGGCGTCACCTGGTAA
- a CDS encoding adenosine kinase, which produces MPDATIDILAMGDAIVDVIASCDDAFLTEHRLPKGSMQLLTPTQADTLYAAMGTAREMSGGSAANSMAGIAAMGGNAAFIGQVADDQLGSIFEHDMHALGVRFDTPALADGPPTGRCLILVTADGQRTMNTSPGASHELSVDAIDRDLIASASILYLEGYLWGPDKPRAAMMKAVEFAHEAGREVAFTLSESVCIAGRREGFSAMIDSGGIDLLFANMDEALQLTGRTDPETALTELATKVDTLVVTRGAEGATAIANGERISIPAAPVAQVVDTTGAGDLFAAGFLAARARKAGLERCLWTGAIAAGEVITHYGARPIADLKQLVKL; this is translated from the coding sequence ATGCCGGACGCCACGATCGACATTTTGGCCATGGGCGATGCGATCGTCGACGTGATCGCGTCGTGCGACGACGCCTTTTTGACCGAGCATCGCCTGCCGAAGGGGTCGATGCAGCTGCTGACGCCGACGCAGGCGGACACGCTCTATGCGGCGATGGGTACCGCGCGCGAGATGTCGGGCGGATCCGCGGCCAATTCGATGGCCGGGATCGCAGCGATGGGTGGCAACGCCGCCTTCATCGGACAGGTGGCCGACGACCAGCTCGGCTCGATCTTCGAACATGACATGCACGCGCTCGGCGTGCGCTTCGACACGCCCGCGCTTGCCGACGGCCCGCCGACCGGGCGCTGCCTGATCCTGGTGACCGCCGACGGTCAGCGGACCATGAACACGTCGCCCGGCGCCAGTCATGAGTTGAGCGTCGATGCGATCGATCGCGACCTGATCGCGTCGGCATCGATCCTCTACCTCGAGGGCTATCTTTGGGGACCGGACAAGCCGCGCGCCGCGATGATGAAGGCGGTCGAGTTCGCGCATGAAGCGGGGCGCGAAGTCGCCTTCACACTGAGCGAGAGCGTGTGCATCGCCGGGCGCCGTGAAGGCTTTTCGGCGATGATCGACAGTGGCGGAATCGACCTGCTGTTCGCCAACATGGACGAGGCGCTGCAGCTGACCGGGCGCACCGATCCCGAAACCGCGCTGACCGAGCTTGCGACCAAGGTCGACACGCTGGTCGTTACGCGCGGGGCAGAGGGCGCGACCGCGATTGCCAACGGAGAGCGGATTTCGATCCCTGCCGCGCCGGTCGCGCAAGTCGTCGACACGACCGGCGCGGGCGATTTGTTCGCGGCCGGCTTCCTGGCGGCGCGGGCGCGCAAGGCCGGGCTCGAGCGCTGCCTGTGGACCGGCGCGATCGCCGCAGGCGAAGTCATCACGCATTATGGCGCCCGGCCGATCGCCGATCTGAAGCAATTGGTGAAGCTGTGA
- a CDS encoding queuosine precursor transporter, with protein MNQHDQADAPRAATSALSAIPVALFAFATFYGGMTCIAGVLGAKQVALGPLAVEAGIFPFLLLVALSSAVAELYGRGVADRLVRLGFIPLVTAILLTFIVLQLPTDEGMYEPAKEAFPIVLGQSWRLMAAGIIAYGVSMSLNVFLFSKLSNGATKLIAVRAAIASMLSQIVDTLIFITVAFYNVRPIGDLILGQALAKVVLSIVLVPVVITLLVGIGRRLDRR; from the coding sequence ATGAACCAGCATGACCAGGCCGATGCGCCCCGCGCCGCCACCTCCGCCCTTTCCGCGATCCCGGTCGCGCTGTTCGCCTTCGCCACTTTCTACGGCGGAATGACCTGCATCGCTGGTGTGCTCGGCGCCAAGCAGGTCGCGCTCGGACCGCTCGCGGTCGAAGCCGGCATCTTTCCCTTCCTGCTGCTCGTCGCGCTCTCGAGCGCGGTCGCCGAACTCTACGGCCGCGGCGTCGCCGACCGGCTCGTCCGTCTCGGCTTCATCCCGCTCGTCACCGCGATTCTGCTGACCTTCATCGTGCTCCAGCTGCCAACCGACGAGGGCATGTACGAGCCGGCCAAGGAAGCCTTTCCGATTGTGCTGGGACAAAGCTGGCGCCTGATGGCGGCGGGAATCATCGCTTACGGCGTTTCGATGAGCCTCAACGTCTTTCTCTTCTCGAAGCTGTCGAACGGCGCGACGAAGCTGATCGCGGTGCGCGCGGCGATTGCCTCGATGCTCAGCCAAATCGTCGACACGCTCATCTTCATCACGGTCGCGTTCTACAATGTTCGACCGATTGGCGACCTCATCCTCGGGCAGGCATTGGCGAAGGTCGTGCTGTCGATCGTCCTCGTGCCGGTGGTGATTACGTTGCTCGTTGGCATCGGTCGGCGGTTAGATCGCCGCTAA
- a CDS encoding TonB-dependent receptor, with protein MKKLILLCTTAVVMPTAAFAQSTGSVDFEKEIVVTGTRVQEVGGVQTPDTPKAKVVLTQEAISRSTPGQTILDTINLVPGVSFQNNDAYGSSGGTLNIRGFDSSRISLTFDGIPLNDSGNYAIYSNQQLDPELIEQVNVNLGTTDVDSPTASAVGGTVNYRTMLPQRRAGGQFSASIGQFDFRRVFGVLHTGEIGPWGTRAFISASSAKNDNPFNNYGKVDKQQYNARIYQPLGASGDFISLAGHYNQNRNNFFGSLPLRTDAGRVVGSGSANRYPTNNDEREYDINFPCTIDVPQAGVADAPNTCGTEFDRRYNPSNTGNIRAQSLFNLTDSVVFTLDGSYQSVKANGGGTVSAREFGYDINPTGGRANCAAVTTGAGIVCAPGYYGGSPYAGGVDLNGDGDIRDTVTAVAPSQTRTHRYVGIAGVRWDLNPTNTVRASYTFDRANHRQTGEVGLVDVDGEPMDVFPVNDAVAGSNGINLQKRDRQSYAILHQISGEYRGEFGPLTVQAGVRAPFFKRELENNCFTSSASGFVECSGGDPTIDGQLATLNPYVVDPVTGRVVSGFAPGGKRTLKYNKLLPNIGFTYDVMRSLSVFGSYAKGISVPGTDNLYNAYYFPEGSDSAKPDPEITNSFDLGLRYRSSKIQAQVSGWFTRFDNRLASAYDPELNATVYRNLGRVTKHGIDGSIAYEPFASLRTYVFGSWNKSKIKEDLSLGTCTAAQVTAGILGCTATGQEIFADLSGNREAGTPKYTYGASVNYSIGPVDLGVIAKRTGPRFIYDDNRPVFAGSVAAPAQVYDATADAYWLVNLDARVNIPSFTGSLNKSFVQFNVYNLFDKFYVGGFGGGLTQPLSGVNYGSVPNVQVGAPRTFSASLTVGF; from the coding sequence GTGAAAAAACTGATTCTTCTTTGCACGACCGCGGTCGTGATGCCGACTGCCGCCTTCGCCCAGTCGACCGGCTCGGTCGACTTCGAAAAGGAAATCGTGGTCACCGGGACTCGCGTCCAGGAAGTCGGCGGCGTCCAGACCCCCGACACGCCCAAGGCGAAGGTCGTCCTTACGCAGGAAGCCATCTCGCGCTCCACGCCGGGCCAGACCATCCTCGACACCATCAACCTTGTCCCGGGCGTCAGCTTCCAGAACAACGATGCCTACGGCTCGTCGGGCGGAACGCTCAACATCCGTGGCTTCGATTCGTCGCGCATCAGCCTGACCTTCGACGGCATCCCGCTGAACGATTCGGGCAACTATGCCATCTATTCGAACCAGCAGCTCGATCCCGAGCTGATCGAGCAGGTCAACGTCAACCTCGGCACCACCGACGTCGACTCGCCGACCGCTTCGGCCGTCGGCGGCACCGTCAACTATCGCACGATGCTGCCGCAGCGTCGCGCCGGCGGTCAGTTCTCGGCCTCGATCGGCCAGTTCGACTTCCGCCGCGTCTTCGGCGTCCTTCACACCGGCGAAATCGGTCCGTGGGGCACCCGCGCATTCATCTCGGCCTCGTCGGCCAAGAACGACAATCCGTTCAACAATTACGGCAAGGTCGACAAGCAGCAGTATAACGCGCGCATCTACCAGCCGCTCGGCGCTAGCGGCGACTTCATCAGCCTCGCCGGCCACTACAACCAGAACCGCAACAACTTCTTCGGTTCGCTGCCGCTGCGCACCGATGCCGGCCGCGTCGTCGGGTCGGGTTCGGCCAACCGCTATCCGACCAACAACGACGAGCGCGAATACGACATCAACTTCCCGTGCACGATCGACGTGCCGCAGGCTGGCGTCGCTGACGCTCCGAACACCTGCGGAACCGAGTTCGACCGTCGCTACAATCCGTCGAACACCGGCAACATCCGTGCGCAGTCGCTCTTCAACCTGACCGACTCGGTCGTGTTCACGCTCGACGGCAGCTACCAGTCGGTAAAGGCCAACGGCGGCGGCACCGTATCCGCCCGTGAATTCGGCTATGACATCAACCCGACCGGCGGCCGCGCCAACTGCGCTGCCGTCACGACCGGCGCCGGCATCGTCTGCGCGCCCGGCTACTACGGCGGCAGCCCCTATGCGGGCGGCGTCGACCTCAACGGCGACGGCGACATTCGCGACACCGTCACCGCCGTCGCGCCGAGCCAGACTCGCACGCACCGCTATGTTGGCATCGCCGGCGTGCGCTGGGACCTGAACCCGACCAACACCGTCCGCGCCAGCTACACCTTCGACCGCGCCAACCATCGCCAGACCGGTGAAGTCGGCCTCGTCGATGTCGACGGCGAGCCGATGGACGTGTTCCCGGTGAACGACGCGGTTGCAGGCAGCAACGGCATCAACCTGCAGAAGCGTGACCGCCAGAGCTATGCGATCCTTCACCAGATCTCGGGTGAATATCGTGGCGAATTTGGTCCGCTGACGGTTCAGGCGGGCGTCCGCGCACCGTTCTTCAAGCGCGAGCTTGAGAACAACTGCTTCACCTCCTCGGCTTCGGGCTTCGTCGAATGTTCGGGCGGCGATCCGACGATCGACGGCCAGCTTGCGACGCTGAACCCCTATGTCGTCGACCCGGTCACCGGCCGCGTCGTGTCGGGCTTCGCGCCGGGCGGCAAGCGCACGCTGAAGTACAACAAGCTGCTTCCGAACATCGGCTTCACCTATGACGTGATGCGTTCGCTCAGCGTCTTCGGCAGCTACGCCAAGGGCATCTCGGTTCCGGGCACGGACAACCTCTACAACGCCTATTACTTCCCCGAAGGTTCGGACTCGGCGAAGCCGGATCCGGAAATCACCAACAGCTTCGACCTTGGCCTGCGTTATCGCAGCAGCAAGATCCAGGCGCAGGTATCGGGCTGGTTCACGCGTTTCGACAACCGTCTGGCCTCGGCCTACGATCCCGAACTCAACGCCACCGTCTATCGTAACCTTGGCCGCGTGACGAAGCACGGCATCGATGGCTCGATCGCTTATGAGCCGTTCGCGTCGCTGCGCACCTACGTGTTCGGTTCGTGGAACAAGTCGAAGATCAAGGAAGACCTGTCGCTCGGCACCTGCACCGCGGCGCAGGTTACTGCCGGCATCCTCGGCTGCACCGCTACCGGTCAGGAAATCTTCGCTGACCTGTCGGGTAACCGCGAAGCAGGCACGCCGAAGTACACCTACGGCGCGTCGGTCAACTACTCGATCGGCCCGGTCGACCTTGGCGTCATCGCCAAGCGCACCGGCCCGCGTTTCATCTATGACGACAACCGCCCGGTCTTCGCCGGTTCGGTTGCTGCCCCTGCGCAGGTCTATGATGCGACGGCCGATGCCTACTGGCTGGTCAACCTCGACGCCCGCGTGAACATTCCTTCGTTCACCGGCAGCCTCAACAAGTCGTTCGTCCAGTTCAACGTCTACAACCTGTTCGACAAGTTTTACGTCGGCGGTTTCGGCGGCGGGCTTACCCAGCCGCTGTCGGGCGTGAACTACGGTTCGGTCCCGAACGTCCAGGTCGGCGCACCGCGGACCTTCAGCGCATCGCTGACTGTCGGCTTCTAA